Proteins encoded within one genomic window of Pongo pygmaeus isolate AG05252 chromosome 18, NHGRI_mPonPyg2-v2.0_pri, whole genome shotgun sequence:
- the TAF1C gene encoding TATA box-binding protein-associated factor RNA polymerase I subunit C isoform X2: protein MDFPGSLRPALFMTGPLGLSDVPDLSFMCSWQDALTLPEAQPQNSENGALHVTKDLLWEPATPGPLPMLPPLIDPWDPGLTARDLLFRGGYRYRRRPRVVLDVTEQISRFLWDHGDVAFAPLGKLMLENFKLEGTASRTKKKTVVSVKKLLQDLGGHQPWGCPWAYLSNRQRRFSILGGPILGTSVASHLAELLHEELVLRWEQLLLDEACTGGALAWVPGRTPQFGQLVYPAGGALDRLHFQEVVLTPGDSPQFLGNPGRIQLQGPVRQVVTCTVQGETLLAVRSDYHCAVWKFGKQWQPTLLQAMQVEKGATGISLSPHLPGELAICSRSGAVCLWSPEDGLQQIYKDPETLVFRESSSWRWADFTAHPRLLTVGDRTGVKMLDTQGPPGCGLLLFRLGAEASCQKGERVLLTQYLGHSSPKCLPPTLHLVCTQFSLYLVDERLPLVPMLKWNHGLPSPLLLARLLPPPRPSCVQPLLLGGQGGQLQLLHLAGEGASVPRLAGPPQSLPSRTDSLPAFPLLEPKIQWRLQERLKAPTIGLAAVVPPLPSAPTPGLVLFQLSAAGDVFYQQLRPQVDSSLRRDAGPPGDTQPDCHAPTASWTSQDTAGCSQWLKALLKVPLAPPVWTAPTFTHRQLLGSRELRREEEEGQRLGVLRKAMAQGRLLLQRDLGSLPAAEPPPAPESGPEDKLSERLGEAWAGRGAAWWERQQGRTSEPGRQTRRPKRRTQLSSSFSLSGHVDPSEDTSPRHSPEWPPADALPLPPVTPPSQELTPDVCTQGVPSGRRQMLRDYMAKLPPQRDTPGCAATPPSSQASSIRATRSQQHTPVLSGSQPLRKKPRMGF from the exons ATGGACTTCCCCGGCTCCCTCCGCCCTGCGTTGTTTATGACCGGCCCTCTTGGTCTGAGTGACGTCCCTGACCTCTCTTTCATGTGCAGCTGGCAAGATGCGCTGACCCTGCCAGAGGCCCAGCCCCAGAACTCAGAG AATGGGGCACTGCATGTGACCAAGGACCTGCTGTGGGAGCCGGCAACCCCTGGGCCTCTCCCCATGCTGCCTCCCCTCATCG ATCCCTGGGACCCTGGCCTGACTGCCCGGGACCTGCTTTTCCGCGGAGGGTACCGGTATCGGAGGCGGCCCCGAGTCGTGCTGGATGTTACTGAGCAG atCAGCCGGTTCCTCTGGGATCATGGAGACGTAGCCTTTGCGCCCCTGGGGAAGCTGATGCTGGAGAATTTCAAGCTGGAGGGAACAGCG AGCCGCACTAAGAAGAAGACAGTGGTCAGTGTGAAGAAGCTGCTCCAGGACCTCGGTGGACACCAGCCCTGGGG GTGTCCCTGGGCTTACCTCAGCAACCGACAGCGCCGCTTCTCTATCCTCGGGGGCCCCATCCTGGGCACATCGGTGGCGAGCCACTTGGCAGAGCTGCTGCACGAGGAGCTGGTGCTGCGGTGGGAGCAGCTGCTTCTGGATGAGGCCTGCACTGGGGGCGCGCTAGCCTGGGTGCCTGGAAGGACACCCCAGTTCGGGCAGCTGGTCTACCCTGCTGGAGGCGCCCTGGACAGGCTGC ATTTCCAAGAGGTCGTTCTGACCCCAGGTGACAGTCCCCAATTCCTTGGGAACCCTGGACGCATCCAGCTCCAGGGACCTGTCCGGCAGGTGGTGACATGCACCGTCCAGGGAGAAA CTCTGCTGGCCGTCCGCTCTGACTACCACTGTGCCGTGTGGAAGTTTGGTAAACAGTGGCAGCCAACCCTTCTGCAGGCAATGCAGGTGGAGAAAGGGGCCACAGGGATCAGCCTCAG CCCTCACCTGCCTGGGGAGCTGGCCATCTGCAGCCGCTCAGGAGCCGTCTGCCTGTGGAGCCCTGAGGATGG GCTGCAGCAAATCTACAAGGACCCTGAGACCCTTGTGTTCCGGGAGTCCTCTTCATGGCGTTGGGCAGACTTCACTGCCCACCCTCGGCTGCTGACCGTTGGTGACCGCACTGGAGTGAAGATGCTTGACACTCAG GGCCCGCCAGGCTGTGGTCTGTTGCTTTTTCGTTTGGGGGCAGAGGCTTCGTGCCAGAAAGGGGAACGTGTCCTGCTCACCCAGTACCTGGGGCACTCCAGCCCCAAATGCCTCCCCCCTACTCTCCATCTCGTCTGTACCCAG TTCTCCCTCTACCTAGTGGACGAGCGCCTTCCCCTGGTGCCGATGCTGAAGTGGAACCATGGCCTCCCCTCCCCGCTCCTGCTGGCCCGACTGCTGCCTCCACCCCGGCCCAGCTGCGTGCAGCCCCTGCTCCtcggaggccagggtgggcagctgcagctgctgcacctggcaG GAGAAGGGGCGTCGGTGCCCCGCCTGGCAGGCCCCCCCCAGTCTCTTCCTTCCAGAACCGACTCCCTCCCTGCATTTCCTCTGCTGGAGCCTAAGATCCAGTGGCGGCTGCAGGAGCGCCTGAAAGCACCGACCATAG GTCTGGCTGCCGTCGTCCCGCCCTTGCCCTCGGCGCCCACACCGGGCCTGGTGCTCTTCCAGCTCTCGGCGGCGGGAGATGTCTTCTACCAGCAGCTCCGCCCCCAGGTGGACTCCAGCCTCCGCAGAGATGCAGGGCCTCCCGGTGACACCCAACCTGACTGCCATGCCCCCACAGCTTCCTGGACCTCCCAGGACACTGCCGGCTGCAGCCAGTGGCTGAAGGCCCTGCTAAAAGTGCCCCTGGCTCCTCCTGTGTGGACAGCACCCACCTTCACCCACCGCCAGCTGCTGGGCAGCAGAGAGCTgcggagggaggaagaggaagggcagCGGCTGGGTGTGCTCCGCAAGGCCATGGCCCAAGGGCGGCTCCTGCTGCAGAGAGACCTGGGCTCCCTCCCTGCAGCAGAGCCACCCCCTGCACCCGAGTCAGGCCCAGAGGACAAGCTCAGTGAGCGCCTGGGGGAAGCCTGGGCAGGCCGAGGGGCTGCCTGGTGGGAGAGGCAGCAGGGCAGGACCTCGGAGCCCGGGAGACAGACCAGGCGGCCCAAGCGCCGGACCCAGCTGTCCAGCAGCTTTTCGCTCAGTGGCCATGTGGACCCCTCAGAGGACACCAGCCCCCGTCACAGCCCTGAGTGGCCACCTGCCGATGCTCTGCCCCTCCCCCCCGTGACCCCGCCCTCCCAGGAGTTGACTCCGGATGTGTGCACCCAGGGCGTCCCATCAGGGCGGCGGCAGATGCTCCGTGACTACATGGCCAAGCTACCACCCCAAAGGGACACCCCAGGCTGTGCCGCCACACCCCCTTCCTCCCAGGCCTCCAGCATCCGGGCCACTCGCTCCCAGCAGCACACACCCGTCCTCTCTGGCTCTCAGCCCCTCCGGAAGAAGCCTCGGATGGGCTTCTGA
- the TAF1C gene encoding TATA box-binding protein-associated factor RNA polymerase I subunit C isoform X1 has protein sequence MMTELWCPLPASSLLRWPVWCLVLVSRMDFPGSLRPALFMTGPLGLSDVPDLSFMCSWQDALTLPEAQPQNSENGALHVTKDLLWEPATPGPLPMLPPLIDPWDPGLTARDLLFRGGYRYRRRPRVVLDVTEQISRFLWDHGDVAFAPLGKLMLENFKLEGTASRTKKKTVVSVKKLLQDLGGHQPWGCPWAYLSNRQRRFSILGGPILGTSVASHLAELLHEELVLRWEQLLLDEACTGGALAWVPGRTPQFGQLVYPAGGALDRLHFQEVVLTPGDSPQFLGNPGRIQLQGPVRQVVTCTVQGETLLAVRSDYHCAVWKFGKQWQPTLLQAMQVEKGATGISLSPHLPGELAICSRSGAVCLWSPEDGLQQIYKDPETLVFRESSSWRWADFTAHPRLLTVGDRTGVKMLDTQGPPGCGLLLFRLGAEASCQKGERVLLTQYLGHSSPKCLPPTLHLVCTQFSLYLVDERLPLVPMLKWNHGLPSPLLLARLLPPPRPSCVQPLLLGGQGGQLQLLHLAGEGASVPRLAGPPQSLPSRTDSLPAFPLLEPKIQWRLQERLKAPTIGLAAVVPPLPSAPTPGLVLFQLSAAGDVFYQQLRPQVDSSLRRDAGPPGDTQPDCHAPTASWTSQDTAGCSQWLKALLKVPLAPPVWTAPTFTHRQLLGSRELRREEEEGQRLGVLRKAMAQGRLLLQRDLGSLPAAEPPPAPESGPEDKLSERLGEAWAGRGAAWWERQQGRTSEPGRQTRRPKRRTQLSSSFSLSGHVDPSEDTSPRHSPEWPPADALPLPPVTPPSQELTPDVCTQGVPSGRRQMLRDYMAKLPPQRDTPGCAATPPSSQASSIRATRSQQHTPVLSGSQPLRKKPRMGF, from the exons ATGATGACG GAACTCTGGTGCCCTTTACCAGCTTCCAGTCTCTTGAGGTGGCCAGTGTGGTGCTTGGTCCTTGTTTCCAGGATGGACTTCCCCGGCTCCCTCCGCCCTGCGTTGTTTATGACCGGCCCTCTTGGTCTGAGTGACGTCCCTGACCTCTCTTTCATGTGCAGCTGGCAAGATGCGCTGACCCTGCCAGAGGCCCAGCCCCAGAACTCAGAG AATGGGGCACTGCATGTGACCAAGGACCTGCTGTGGGAGCCGGCAACCCCTGGGCCTCTCCCCATGCTGCCTCCCCTCATCG ATCCCTGGGACCCTGGCCTGACTGCCCGGGACCTGCTTTTCCGCGGAGGGTACCGGTATCGGAGGCGGCCCCGAGTCGTGCTGGATGTTACTGAGCAG atCAGCCGGTTCCTCTGGGATCATGGAGACGTAGCCTTTGCGCCCCTGGGGAAGCTGATGCTGGAGAATTTCAAGCTGGAGGGAACAGCG AGCCGCACTAAGAAGAAGACAGTGGTCAGTGTGAAGAAGCTGCTCCAGGACCTCGGTGGACACCAGCCCTGGGG GTGTCCCTGGGCTTACCTCAGCAACCGACAGCGCCGCTTCTCTATCCTCGGGGGCCCCATCCTGGGCACATCGGTGGCGAGCCACTTGGCAGAGCTGCTGCACGAGGAGCTGGTGCTGCGGTGGGAGCAGCTGCTTCTGGATGAGGCCTGCACTGGGGGCGCGCTAGCCTGGGTGCCTGGAAGGACACCCCAGTTCGGGCAGCTGGTCTACCCTGCTGGAGGCGCCCTGGACAGGCTGC ATTTCCAAGAGGTCGTTCTGACCCCAGGTGACAGTCCCCAATTCCTTGGGAACCCTGGACGCATCCAGCTCCAGGGACCTGTCCGGCAGGTGGTGACATGCACCGTCCAGGGAGAAA CTCTGCTGGCCGTCCGCTCTGACTACCACTGTGCCGTGTGGAAGTTTGGTAAACAGTGGCAGCCAACCCTTCTGCAGGCAATGCAGGTGGAGAAAGGGGCCACAGGGATCAGCCTCAG CCCTCACCTGCCTGGGGAGCTGGCCATCTGCAGCCGCTCAGGAGCCGTCTGCCTGTGGAGCCCTGAGGATGG GCTGCAGCAAATCTACAAGGACCCTGAGACCCTTGTGTTCCGGGAGTCCTCTTCATGGCGTTGGGCAGACTTCACTGCCCACCCTCGGCTGCTGACCGTTGGTGACCGCACTGGAGTGAAGATGCTTGACACTCAG GGCCCGCCAGGCTGTGGTCTGTTGCTTTTTCGTTTGGGGGCAGAGGCTTCGTGCCAGAAAGGGGAACGTGTCCTGCTCACCCAGTACCTGGGGCACTCCAGCCCCAAATGCCTCCCCCCTACTCTCCATCTCGTCTGTACCCAG TTCTCCCTCTACCTAGTGGACGAGCGCCTTCCCCTGGTGCCGATGCTGAAGTGGAACCATGGCCTCCCCTCCCCGCTCCTGCTGGCCCGACTGCTGCCTCCACCCCGGCCCAGCTGCGTGCAGCCCCTGCTCCtcggaggccagggtgggcagctgcagctgctgcacctggcaG GAGAAGGGGCGTCGGTGCCCCGCCTGGCAGGCCCCCCCCAGTCTCTTCCTTCCAGAACCGACTCCCTCCCTGCATTTCCTCTGCTGGAGCCTAAGATCCAGTGGCGGCTGCAGGAGCGCCTGAAAGCACCGACCATAG GTCTGGCTGCCGTCGTCCCGCCCTTGCCCTCGGCGCCCACACCGGGCCTGGTGCTCTTCCAGCTCTCGGCGGCGGGAGATGTCTTCTACCAGCAGCTCCGCCCCCAGGTGGACTCCAGCCTCCGCAGAGATGCAGGGCCTCCCGGTGACACCCAACCTGACTGCCATGCCCCCACAGCTTCCTGGACCTCCCAGGACACTGCCGGCTGCAGCCAGTGGCTGAAGGCCCTGCTAAAAGTGCCCCTGGCTCCTCCTGTGTGGACAGCACCCACCTTCACCCACCGCCAGCTGCTGGGCAGCAGAGAGCTgcggagggaggaagaggaagggcagCGGCTGGGTGTGCTCCGCAAGGCCATGGCCCAAGGGCGGCTCCTGCTGCAGAGAGACCTGGGCTCCCTCCCTGCAGCAGAGCCACCCCCTGCACCCGAGTCAGGCCCAGAGGACAAGCTCAGTGAGCGCCTGGGGGAAGCCTGGGCAGGCCGAGGGGCTGCCTGGTGGGAGAGGCAGCAGGGCAGGACCTCGGAGCCCGGGAGACAGACCAGGCGGCCCAAGCGCCGGACCCAGCTGTCCAGCAGCTTTTCGCTCAGTGGCCATGTGGACCCCTCAGAGGACACCAGCCCCCGTCACAGCCCTGAGTGGCCACCTGCCGATGCTCTGCCCCTCCCCCCCGTGACCCCGCCCTCCCAGGAGTTGACTCCGGATGTGTGCACCCAGGGCGTCCCATCAGGGCGGCGGCAGATGCTCCGTGACTACATGGCCAAGCTACCACCCCAAAGGGACACCCCAGGCTGTGCCGCCACACCCCCTTCCTCCCAGGCCTCCAGCATCCGGGCCACTCGCTCCCAGCAGCACACACCCGTCCTCTCTGGCTCTCAGCCCCTCCGGAAGAAGCCTCGGATGGGCTTCTGA
- the TAF1C gene encoding TATA box-binding protein-associated factor RNA polymerase I subunit C isoform X4, with protein MLPPLIDPWDPGLTARDLLFRGGYRYRRRPRVVLDVTEQISRFLWDHGDVAFAPLGKLMLENFKLEGTASRTKKKTVVSVKKLLQDLGGHQPWGCPWAYLSNRQRRFSILGGPILGTSVASHLAELLHEELVLRWEQLLLDEACTGGALAWVPGRTPQFGQLVYPAGGALDRLHFQEVVLTPGDSPQFLGNPGRIQLQGPVRQVVTCTVQGETLLAVRSDYHCAVWKFGKQWQPTLLQAMQVEKGATGISLSPHLPGELAICSRSGAVCLWSPEDGLQQIYKDPETLVFRESSSWRWADFTAHPRLLTVGDRTGVKMLDTQGPPGCGLLLFRLGAEASCQKGERVLLTQYLGHSSPKCLPPTLHLVCTQFSLYLVDERLPLVPMLKWNHGLPSPLLLARLLPPPRPSCVQPLLLGGQGGQLQLLHLAGEGASVPRLAGPPQSLPSRTDSLPAFPLLEPKIQWRLQERLKAPTIGLAAVVPPLPSAPTPGLVLFQLSAAGDVFYQQLRPQVDSSLRRDAGPPGDTQPDCHAPTASWTSQDTAGCSQWLKALLKVPLAPPVWTAPTFTHRQLLGSRELRREEEEGQRLGVLRKAMAQGRLLLQRDLGSLPAAEPPPAPESGPEDKLSERLGEAWAGRGAAWWERQQGRTSEPGRQTRRPKRRTQLSSSFSLSGHVDPSEDTSPRHSPEWPPADALPLPPVTPPSQELTPDVCTQGVPSGRRQMLRDYMAKLPPQRDTPGCAATPPSSQASSIRATRSQQHTPVLSGSQPLRKKPRMGF; from the exons ATGCTGCCTCCCCTCATCG ATCCCTGGGACCCTGGCCTGACTGCCCGGGACCTGCTTTTCCGCGGAGGGTACCGGTATCGGAGGCGGCCCCGAGTCGTGCTGGATGTTACTGAGCAG atCAGCCGGTTCCTCTGGGATCATGGAGACGTAGCCTTTGCGCCCCTGGGGAAGCTGATGCTGGAGAATTTCAAGCTGGAGGGAACAGCG AGCCGCACTAAGAAGAAGACAGTGGTCAGTGTGAAGAAGCTGCTCCAGGACCTCGGTGGACACCAGCCCTGGGG GTGTCCCTGGGCTTACCTCAGCAACCGACAGCGCCGCTTCTCTATCCTCGGGGGCCCCATCCTGGGCACATCGGTGGCGAGCCACTTGGCAGAGCTGCTGCACGAGGAGCTGGTGCTGCGGTGGGAGCAGCTGCTTCTGGATGAGGCCTGCACTGGGGGCGCGCTAGCCTGGGTGCCTGGAAGGACACCCCAGTTCGGGCAGCTGGTCTACCCTGCTGGAGGCGCCCTGGACAGGCTGC ATTTCCAAGAGGTCGTTCTGACCCCAGGTGACAGTCCCCAATTCCTTGGGAACCCTGGACGCATCCAGCTCCAGGGACCTGTCCGGCAGGTGGTGACATGCACCGTCCAGGGAGAAA CTCTGCTGGCCGTCCGCTCTGACTACCACTGTGCCGTGTGGAAGTTTGGTAAACAGTGGCAGCCAACCCTTCTGCAGGCAATGCAGGTGGAGAAAGGGGCCACAGGGATCAGCCTCAG CCCTCACCTGCCTGGGGAGCTGGCCATCTGCAGCCGCTCAGGAGCCGTCTGCCTGTGGAGCCCTGAGGATGG GCTGCAGCAAATCTACAAGGACCCTGAGACCCTTGTGTTCCGGGAGTCCTCTTCATGGCGTTGGGCAGACTTCACTGCCCACCCTCGGCTGCTGACCGTTGGTGACCGCACTGGAGTGAAGATGCTTGACACTCAG GGCCCGCCAGGCTGTGGTCTGTTGCTTTTTCGTTTGGGGGCAGAGGCTTCGTGCCAGAAAGGGGAACGTGTCCTGCTCACCCAGTACCTGGGGCACTCCAGCCCCAAATGCCTCCCCCCTACTCTCCATCTCGTCTGTACCCAG TTCTCCCTCTACCTAGTGGACGAGCGCCTTCCCCTGGTGCCGATGCTGAAGTGGAACCATGGCCTCCCCTCCCCGCTCCTGCTGGCCCGACTGCTGCCTCCACCCCGGCCCAGCTGCGTGCAGCCCCTGCTCCtcggaggccagggtgggcagctgcagctgctgcacctggcaG GAGAAGGGGCGTCGGTGCCCCGCCTGGCAGGCCCCCCCCAGTCTCTTCCTTCCAGAACCGACTCCCTCCCTGCATTTCCTCTGCTGGAGCCTAAGATCCAGTGGCGGCTGCAGGAGCGCCTGAAAGCACCGACCATAG GTCTGGCTGCCGTCGTCCCGCCCTTGCCCTCGGCGCCCACACCGGGCCTGGTGCTCTTCCAGCTCTCGGCGGCGGGAGATGTCTTCTACCAGCAGCTCCGCCCCCAGGTGGACTCCAGCCTCCGCAGAGATGCAGGGCCTCCCGGTGACACCCAACCTGACTGCCATGCCCCCACAGCTTCCTGGACCTCCCAGGACACTGCCGGCTGCAGCCAGTGGCTGAAGGCCCTGCTAAAAGTGCCCCTGGCTCCTCCTGTGTGGACAGCACCCACCTTCACCCACCGCCAGCTGCTGGGCAGCAGAGAGCTgcggagggaggaagaggaagggcagCGGCTGGGTGTGCTCCGCAAGGCCATGGCCCAAGGGCGGCTCCTGCTGCAGAGAGACCTGGGCTCCCTCCCTGCAGCAGAGCCACCCCCTGCACCCGAGTCAGGCCCAGAGGACAAGCTCAGTGAGCGCCTGGGGGAAGCCTGGGCAGGCCGAGGGGCTGCCTGGTGGGAGAGGCAGCAGGGCAGGACCTCGGAGCCCGGGAGACAGACCAGGCGGCCCAAGCGCCGGACCCAGCTGTCCAGCAGCTTTTCGCTCAGTGGCCATGTGGACCCCTCAGAGGACACCAGCCCCCGTCACAGCCCTGAGTGGCCACCTGCCGATGCTCTGCCCCTCCCCCCCGTGACCCCGCCCTCCCAGGAGTTGACTCCGGATGTGTGCACCCAGGGCGTCCCATCAGGGCGGCGGCAGATGCTCCGTGACTACATGGCCAAGCTACCACCCCAAAGGGACACCCCAGGCTGTGCCGCCACACCCCCTTCCTCCCAGGCCTCCAGCATCCGGGCCACTCGCTCCCAGCAGCACACACCCGTCCTCTCTGGCTCTCAGCCCCTCCGGAAGAAGCCTCGGATGGGCTTCTGA
- the TAF1C gene encoding TATA box-binding protein-associated factor RNA polymerase I subunit C isoform X3, protein MMDFPGSLRPALFMTGPLGLSDVPDLSFMCSWQDALTLPEAQPQNSENGALHVTKDLLWEPATPGPLPMLPPLIDPWDPGLTARDLLFRGGYRYRRRPRVVLDVTEQISRFLWDHGDVAFAPLGKLMLENFKLEGTASRTKKKTVVSVKKLLQDLGGHQPWGCPWAYLSNRQRRFSILGGPILGTSVASHLAELLHEELVLRWEQLLLDEACTGGALAWVPGRTPQFGQLVYPAGGALDRLHFQEVVLTPGDSPQFLGNPGRIQLQGPVRQVVTCTVQGETLLAVRSDYHCAVWKFGKQWQPTLLQAMQVEKGATGISLSPHLPGELAICSRSGAVCLWSPEDGLQQIYKDPETLVFRESSSWRWADFTAHPRLLTVGDRTGVKMLDTQGPPGCGLLLFRLGAEASCQKGERVLLTQYLGHSSPKCLPPTLHLVCTQFSLYLVDERLPLVPMLKWNHGLPSPLLLARLLPPPRPSCVQPLLLGGQGGQLQLLHLAGEGASVPRLAGPPQSLPSRTDSLPAFPLLEPKIQWRLQERLKAPTIGLAAVVPPLPSAPTPGLVLFQLSAAGDVFYQQLRPQVDSSLRRDAGPPGDTQPDCHAPTASWTSQDTAGCSQWLKALLKVPLAPPVWTAPTFTHRQLLGSRELRREEEEGQRLGVLRKAMAQGRLLLQRDLGSLPAAEPPPAPESGPEDKLSERLGEAWAGRGAAWWERQQGRTSEPGRQTRRPKRRTQLSSSFSLSGHVDPSEDTSPRHSPEWPPADALPLPPVTPPSQELTPDVCTQGVPSGRRQMLRDYMAKLPPQRDTPGCAATPPSSQASSIRATRSQQHTPVLSGSQPLRKKPRMGF, encoded by the exons AT GATGGACTTCCCCGGCTCCCTCCGCCCTGCGTTGTTTATGACCGGCCCTCTTGGTCTGAGTGACGTCCCTGACCTCTCTTTCATGTGCAGCTGGCAAGATGCGCTGACCCTGCCAGAGGCCCAGCCCCAGAACTCAGAG AATGGGGCACTGCATGTGACCAAGGACCTGCTGTGGGAGCCGGCAACCCCTGGGCCTCTCCCCATGCTGCCTCCCCTCATCG ATCCCTGGGACCCTGGCCTGACTGCCCGGGACCTGCTTTTCCGCGGAGGGTACCGGTATCGGAGGCGGCCCCGAGTCGTGCTGGATGTTACTGAGCAG atCAGCCGGTTCCTCTGGGATCATGGAGACGTAGCCTTTGCGCCCCTGGGGAAGCTGATGCTGGAGAATTTCAAGCTGGAGGGAACAGCG AGCCGCACTAAGAAGAAGACAGTGGTCAGTGTGAAGAAGCTGCTCCAGGACCTCGGTGGACACCAGCCCTGGGG GTGTCCCTGGGCTTACCTCAGCAACCGACAGCGCCGCTTCTCTATCCTCGGGGGCCCCATCCTGGGCACATCGGTGGCGAGCCACTTGGCAGAGCTGCTGCACGAGGAGCTGGTGCTGCGGTGGGAGCAGCTGCTTCTGGATGAGGCCTGCACTGGGGGCGCGCTAGCCTGGGTGCCTGGAAGGACACCCCAGTTCGGGCAGCTGGTCTACCCTGCTGGAGGCGCCCTGGACAGGCTGC ATTTCCAAGAGGTCGTTCTGACCCCAGGTGACAGTCCCCAATTCCTTGGGAACCCTGGACGCATCCAGCTCCAGGGACCTGTCCGGCAGGTGGTGACATGCACCGTCCAGGGAGAAA CTCTGCTGGCCGTCCGCTCTGACTACCACTGTGCCGTGTGGAAGTTTGGTAAACAGTGGCAGCCAACCCTTCTGCAGGCAATGCAGGTGGAGAAAGGGGCCACAGGGATCAGCCTCAG CCCTCACCTGCCTGGGGAGCTGGCCATCTGCAGCCGCTCAGGAGCCGTCTGCCTGTGGAGCCCTGAGGATGG GCTGCAGCAAATCTACAAGGACCCTGAGACCCTTGTGTTCCGGGAGTCCTCTTCATGGCGTTGGGCAGACTTCACTGCCCACCCTCGGCTGCTGACCGTTGGTGACCGCACTGGAGTGAAGATGCTTGACACTCAG GGCCCGCCAGGCTGTGGTCTGTTGCTTTTTCGTTTGGGGGCAGAGGCTTCGTGCCAGAAAGGGGAACGTGTCCTGCTCACCCAGTACCTGGGGCACTCCAGCCCCAAATGCCTCCCCCCTACTCTCCATCTCGTCTGTACCCAG TTCTCCCTCTACCTAGTGGACGAGCGCCTTCCCCTGGTGCCGATGCTGAAGTGGAACCATGGCCTCCCCTCCCCGCTCCTGCTGGCCCGACTGCTGCCTCCACCCCGGCCCAGCTGCGTGCAGCCCCTGCTCCtcggaggccagggtgggcagctgcagctgctgcacctggcaG GAGAAGGGGCGTCGGTGCCCCGCCTGGCAGGCCCCCCCCAGTCTCTTCCTTCCAGAACCGACTCCCTCCCTGCATTTCCTCTGCTGGAGCCTAAGATCCAGTGGCGGCTGCAGGAGCGCCTGAAAGCACCGACCATAG GTCTGGCTGCCGTCGTCCCGCCCTTGCCCTCGGCGCCCACACCGGGCCTGGTGCTCTTCCAGCTCTCGGCGGCGGGAGATGTCTTCTACCAGCAGCTCCGCCCCCAGGTGGACTCCAGCCTCCGCAGAGATGCAGGGCCTCCCGGTGACACCCAACCTGACTGCCATGCCCCCACAGCTTCCTGGACCTCCCAGGACACTGCCGGCTGCAGCCAGTGGCTGAAGGCCCTGCTAAAAGTGCCCCTGGCTCCTCCTGTGTGGACAGCACCCACCTTCACCCACCGCCAGCTGCTGGGCAGCAGAGAGCTgcggagggaggaagaggaagggcagCGGCTGGGTGTGCTCCGCAAGGCCATGGCCCAAGGGCGGCTCCTGCTGCAGAGAGACCTGGGCTCCCTCCCTGCAGCAGAGCCACCCCCTGCACCCGAGTCAGGCCCAGAGGACAAGCTCAGTGAGCGCCTGGGGGAAGCCTGGGCAGGCCGAGGGGCTGCCTGGTGGGAGAGGCAGCAGGGCAGGACCTCGGAGCCCGGGAGACAGACCAGGCGGCCCAAGCGCCGGACCCAGCTGTCCAGCAGCTTTTCGCTCAGTGGCCATGTGGACCCCTCAGAGGACACCAGCCCCCGTCACAGCCCTGAGTGGCCACCTGCCGATGCTCTGCCCCTCCCCCCCGTGACCCCGCCCTCCCAGGAGTTGACTCCGGATGTGTGCACCCAGGGCGTCCCATCAGGGCGGCGGCAGATGCTCCGTGACTACATGGCCAAGCTACCACCCCAAAGGGACACCCCAGGCTGTGCCGCCACACCCCCTTCCTCCCAGGCCTCCAGCATCCGGGCCACTCGCTCCCAGCAGCACACACCCGTCCTCTCTGGCTCTCAGCCCCTCCGGAAGAAGCCTCGGATGGGCTTCTGA